The Vanrija pseudolonga chromosome 1, complete sequence genomic sequence GTAATGTAGAGGGAGAGGTCGATATGGGGTTAGATGCATGGCGATTTATTGTAGAGACGAGGTCAGGCCGGTCAGGGTGCAGATAAGTCGCGACGATAGTCATGCCGATTAACTTTTGCCACGTGGGGGAATACAGAAATTTCTGTAGCTGTAGTGGAGGTTGTGCAAGATGCGACCCGATTGTCCCATCTCGATCAACAACTCTTCTCCACACGACACGATGCCAGCCGAGCGACATCAACGACCAAAGCGACACtccagcggcgggggcaaCGACCGCGCTGGGTCGTCGTCCaagacggcgtcggggcACAAgaagccgctgccgctggagAAGCGCAGCGCGGACGGCATCCCGGGTCTGTCGAAGCTCAAGGGGTCGATCCGGCAGACGAAGCGGCTGCTTGCGAAGGTGTGTAGCGGGATGGCCCAAGCTGGGCATCACTCGTAGACCTTCAGCTTACTTACGCCGCCAGGACAACCTCGAGCCCAGCCTCCGCGTGCAGAcacagcgccgcctcgcggccctcgaggccgacctcgcgacggcgcagaagcgcgacgtcgagcgcaagAACGGCGCGAAGTACCACGCCGTACGTAGCCTCTGCTCACCCCCTTATCACCCAACTAACCCCCCCAGGTCAAGTTCTTTGAGCGGCAAAAGCTCACGCGCGTGATcaagcgcgcgcagcgcaagcTTGGCGGGGAGAAGAAGCTCAGCGGGAAGAAGctggccaaggccgaggccgagctcgccgatgcGAGGGTCATGCTCAACTATGTGCTGCACTTCCCGTGAGTAGAGAGCGCGCTGCTCAGCACGGCGCCAGGCGTGTGCTGCCATCTCGTgctgacgccacgcccagcaACACGCAAAAGTACATCTCGCTCTTCCCCTCGgacgccaaggacaaggcaaaggacggcggcgacgacgacgatgacgagggcTTCAAGCTCCCGCCTCTGCTCTCGCAGTCTGCCGACGGGCtggacgagtcggcgcgGAAACGGCGCGAGATGCTGCTCGAGACGCAGCGCCTCAtgggcgagggcaagctgagcgccacgcccgaggaggagggcgccggcgccgctcgccgcgacgtcgacattgcGCCCAAGGCTGTCgtggccgctgcggcggaggaggagaaggaggcgtcggatgccgaggacgacttcTTCGAGGGGTAGGAAGGGGTTAGAGCAGGCGCAGACTTGTATGTAATGATTGTTCAGAGATACATGCTGGTCTACAGCAGCGACCAGCGCGGTACGAAGATATCTATGATGTGGTCTAGGCGGCTGCTTACGCTTACGCCGACACGAGACCCGAGTGGAAGTTGAAGTTGTACAGCTTGTCCtgccagcagccagcggTGATGGGCACCTCGGAGGTGCCGGatgccgagccggcgccggacGAGAGCTCAAACTTCTGCTGGCCAGTGCCCATGGGCACCTCAAAGACCTGGATACCGGCCTgggcgtcgagcgtgacTGGCGCATTCGAGCCCGAAGTAACAGTGACCTTGGCGCCGCTCTTCGAGGACACGGCGACAaagacgacgtcggcgacaaaCTCCCAGCCCTGCGGCttgccggccggcacgccgcccggCTGGACGTCCTTGCTCGCGCTGCCCTTTACGGGGTCGGTGGCGTCGCACGACGCAGACTTGAGGTGCGGGCGGTGCCAGTACACGACAAAGTCCTTGTCCACGACGGgcgccttgccgcccgccTTGTACGCCTTGATGAAGGGCACGGCGAGGTCCATGAGCTTGGTGTGGTCCAGCCCCGCGGCGTAGTCGGCgctcccgtcgtcgcctgccgcGGCGGGCCGCGGGCCGACGTGGTGCGACTCGCCAAAGTCGTTCCAGGTCACAATCTCGACGTACTGCGGCGCCAGGTCGAGGATCTGCTGCCACCTGTAGTGCCACAGCTGCTCCGACTTGAACAGGAAGTTCTTGGTGTACGACTTGTCCGAGCCGATGTGGGTGAAGACTGGGGGAAGTCAGCTCTGGGCTCAAAGTGGTGCGCCACATGACACTTACACCAAGGCGACACGGGCGCCATGTAGTCCTTGTTGTTCTTGCCCACGAGTGCCTGGTACGCCTTGTCCGTGTCGGTGTTGAGGCTCGCGTCGACGGGGATGTTGTTCTCCTGGCCCGGCCAAGCGTGCCACGAGAagaggccgtcgagggccGCGCTGGCGATCTGGCTCTGCgtgcccgcgtcgtcggggcGCAGGTTGCCGGGGATAATGTGCAGGGGGAAGCCGACCTGCTGCTTAACGCTCGCCCAGTCGAAGCCGGCACCGATAAACGTCGAGACAAACGCCGCATTGTTCGCCTTGACCTTGAGCTGGGCGGGCTTGGACGCCCACTCCTTGAGGTAGctgacgacgtcggcgacctggtcGTTCTTCCACCAGTTGAAGTCGAACGACAGGAAGACCTTGAAcccgagcgcctcggcggcattgTACGCGTTGGTCAACTGCGCGTGGTTGTACTCGTCGCGGCCAATGTTGAGCGCGAACGCGTCCACGCCGTACAACTGCGCCTTGCGGATGTCGGCCTCCCAGTCGGCCTGCTGGTACGGCCACGTGATGCCGACCATGAAGTGCGCAAAGACGAGCTTGTCCGACGAAGCACCAGCGTCGGGCACGGGCGCGCCCGTGGCGTCGGGACGCGAGGCATTGCCCGAGTccggggccgaggagaaggtcgTGGTCGGGGTAGGGCTCTgcgacgaggtcgtggcGGGCGAGCCAGACGTCGGTGCAGCGCTCTGCTgcgacgaggccggggtGATACCACTCtcggacgaggtcgaggtcgaggccgagacaGAGGGAGTGGCTGATGCAGAGGCTGACGCAGAGGCAGACGCAGAGGACGAAGGGCTTGTGGCAGGCGTGGGAATGCCATCGCTCTTGGCGCCACTAGGACTAGCCGCGGGAGCCTCCCCGGGCGTACCGGCGGGAGAGGGCTGCGACTGgacggccgtcggcgcgaggctggggctggcgctGACGTCGGGGCTCGCGGTCGGGGCCGTGCCGttggccgaggacgagggggccGAAGAGGAGGGGAGGACGATGTCGGACGGGCCGGACGGCGTGGGTGCCGACGGTGCTGCCGATGAGGACTTGGACTTGGGGCGGCACTTTGGTgccacggccgacgcggtgGTGAAGAACGAGCTCACGCtgcttgtgctgctgctgctgctgccggaCGCACTGGCCACatcgctgctcgtcgtcgcgttcgGGGCGATTGTGAGCCGCGGctccaggcggcggcgcttgaccggcgaggcagcggcgccggtgagcgccaggagcgcgccgaggacgaacGTGGCCTTCATGTGAATCTAACTTTTGCGGGATCGGAGGTGGAGGGGGGGCAGCGGACACCGGGTCCTGGTCagtggagagagagagggtGATGGGATGAAGAGACGCTCTTGTCTCCGCGGCGATCTTATACCAGACCATATGCATgcggcaagcagctcgacgtgTTTGTCGTCGCTAACCATTGTTGTatggggtggggtgggggtcggGGTGCCTCGACGAAACAAAGAGACGACGTCAGGATAGCCTGTCACAGAATGTCGCCCCTGTTCCTCGTTGCTGGAACTGGgtgccgcgagcgagcagggcCCAGAGCCGCCGGGCAGTACAGAAGGTAGAAATGGTGGACGAGTAGAGGATGGATAGTGGGAACGAGACGAGCAAGGTTGGATGGTGTGATGCGCCAAAACCATGTGTTACGAGACGCGTCGTaagggcgggcgggcacgcTGTGGCACCAACCTCCCGACGACAGCTCCCGACACAGACAAACCGGCGGCACTGCACCGCCGGCCACAGGGCTGTGCCGTgtccgcgtcgtcctcaCGCGTCACTCTCCTGGTTCCTGCTGCTTGAGCCGTcacccagctcggcgtcctcgtcctttgCGCGCCGCTCCACAATCTTGTCGACAATGCCAAagtcgagggcctcggctGCCGTCATGAAGTAGTCACGTTCCAGGGCTTTCTCTGCAAGGCGACCAGTGTCAGCAGGTTGGGCCATCTCACTGCACCCTTCCCCTGGCCTGGGCCACTCACCAAACCGCTCCCTCGCAACGCCGcgttcctcgccctcgcgcgtgCAGTGGTCGGCGTAGATGTCGGTGAGGACGGAGCGTATTCTTAGAATCTCCTTTGCGTGGAGTGCGATGTCGGATGCTTGGCcagacgcgccgcccgaTGGTTCTGAGGCACCCAGTTTCAGCGCCCCGGTACAGTGCACCCTTGCCACCCTTGCCAACACGGTCAACTggcggggctcggcgtgcccAGAAACGCTAGATGCTGGTTCCAGCATCTCGTTGCGCCGCCAGAAGAGCTCGTCGCACCGCAgccaccgtcgccgcagGCACACGCCGACAACAGCCAACCAACCACACTCACGATGGATCATGACACTCGAGTTTTTCAGCGAGAAGCGCTTGCCCGGCTCCCCGCCAGCCAGGAGCAGCGAGCCCATGCTCGCCGCCTGGCCCAGGCAGAACGTGTGCACCGGCGCAGAAATGTACTGCATCGTGTCGTAGATGGCGAGTCCAGACGTCACGCTCCCGCCAGGCGAGTTGATGTACAGCCTGATGgggcgcgtcgcgtcc encodes the following:
- the PCH_Pc12g07500 gene encoding ATP-dependent Clp protease proteolytic subunit encodes the protein MSLRAAHLRPLAQLLRPAAAVPASSSSSSPRISFALRRTFGFDAGASAPGGYLDDSVNPVVRNTLVPIVVEQTARGERSYDIFSRLLRERVIFLGGPVGDAMSSLVTAQLLFLEAEDATRPIRLYINSPGGSVTSGLAIYDTMQYISAPVHTFCLGQAASMGSLLLAGGEPGKRFSLKNSSVMIHQPSGGASGQASDIALHAKEILRIRSVLTDIYADHCTREGEERGVARERFEKALERDYFMTAAEALDFGIVDKIVERRAKDEDAELGDGSSSRNQESDA
- the EFG1 gene encoding rRNA-processing protein EFG1 — encoded protein: MPAERHQRPKRHSSGGGNDRAGSSSKTASGHKKPLPLEKRSADGIPGLSKLKGSIRQTKRLLAKDNLEPSLRVQTQRRLAALEADLATAQKRDVERKNGAKYHAVKFFERQKLTRVIKRAQRKLGGEKKLSGKKLAKAEAELADARVMLNYVLHFPNTQKYISLFPSDAKDKAKDGGDDDDDEGFKLPPLLSQSADGLDESARKRREMLLETQRLMGEGKLSATPEEEGAGAARRDVDIAPKAVVAAAAEEEKEASDAEDDFFEG
- the PCH_Pc12g07500 gene encoding Mutanase yields the protein MKATFVLGALLALTGAAASPVKRRRLEPRLTIAPNATTSSDVASASGSSSSSTSSVSSFFTTASAVAPKCRPKSKSSSAAPSAPTPSGPSDIVLPSSSAPSSSANGTAPTASPDVSASPSLAPTAVQSQPSPAGTPGEAPAASPSGAKSDGIPTPATSPSSSASASAAAPTSGSPATTSSQSPTPTTTFSSAPDSGNASRPDATGAPVPDAGASSDKLVFAHFMVGITWPYQQADWEADIRKAQLYGVDAFALNIGRDEYNHAQLTNAYNAAEALGFKVFLSFDFNWWKNDQVADVVSYLKEWASKPAQLKVKANNAAFVSTFIGAGFDWASVKQQVGFPLHIIPGNLRPDDAGTQSQIASAALDGLFSWHAWPGQENNIPVDASLNTDTDKAYQALVGKNNKDYMAPVSPWFFTHIGSDKSYTKNFLFKWQQILDLAPQYVEIVTWNDFGESHHVGPRPAAAGDDGSADYAAGLDHTKLMDLAVPFIKAYKAGGKAPVVDKDFVVYWHRPHLKSASCDATDPVKGSASKDVQPGGVPAGKPQGWEFVADVVFVAVSSKSGAKVTVTSGSNAPVTLDAQAGIQVFEVPMGTGQQKFELSSGAGSASGTSEVPITAGCWQDKLYNFNFHSGLVSA